Part of the Zhongshania aliphaticivorans genome, CTGGGCTCAGAAAAACCGGTTAGATACACAACATCGGCAATGCTCTCATCTGTCCGGGCTAATAGTCGCTTAGCCAGTACACAGCGATAATCGGCCAAAACCTGATTAAAGCTCGTGCCCGCTTCTGTTAAACGTGAGCGCAAAACCCGTTCGTTCATTTCTAAACGCGCGGCGACAGTCTCTAAACTAGGCTGACCCAGCTCAAGCATTTCAGCAATGATTTGTCGCACATCACCCACCACATCTTGGCGCGATAAACGCGCCAATTGTTTACTCGCTAGCTTTTCATGTAACTTGAGCAAATCTGGCTCTGCATGGGTAGACGGCGTAGCAAGAATAGATGTCGCAAAAACCAAAGAGGATTCAGCGCTGTCAAACTTAACATTGCAGCCAAATACTCGCTCATACTCAGCAACATCACCCACTGCGGAATGACTAAGATTAACCGTCTCGACTACAAAAGCACCTTCGGTCACAGCCTGAAAATAGCGAATTAAAAACCGCGCAAAACACTCATTACGATGTCGAAACCCTGGGTCATCGCCGCCAGCAAACTCCAAACACACACGGGAAAGCTGCTCACTAACTTGCAGCTCAAACTGCATGGCGTCCGTCACTAGGCGCTGATAATTTTGAGCTCGCTTTAAGCCCTCACCAAAATTCGGGCTGCTTAGAAACAGGTATTCTAATACCTGACCTCGATACACTTGCACGGCCTCTGCCAGGTGCAAGCCAATATGCTGATCTCCGCTAACCGCTTCAAGCACACGCCAAAACTGCAGCTGAGCGGTATGAGGAAAGCGCGCGCTGCGATCCTGCAATAAAGAGGGAGAGATCCGACATTCTTCTACAATACGCTCGACATCCAGCCCCATATTTTGCATGGCCGGATATACCAGCTGAATCAAGAAACTGGAATCACTTAAATCTGAAAAATGCTTAGTGTTTGATGCTGTCATTCAAGCTGGTATCTGCTGTACTAATAAGCAATGCTGGTACGCATTGACCGAACTGCCGTAAACGACACTGAGGCTGGGCAAATTAATGATGCCACGTTTTTCATTATACTCTAAGGTCTGTCGAAATTTGCAACAAACTACTGTGCCAAGCTCAGTATGGAGATAGTGTCGAATGACCGCAAGCAATGAGTTAAGGCTAAAAAAATTACCTAGCACACCGCCGATGCTACTACAGGCCGCTATTACTCGGAAAAAACCGAGTAAATCACCTCGCTTTCCTCAACATACCATAGAAGTAGCCAATATTCGCAACCGCACCAGCCAACTGCGCCGCTACAACCAAGCCTGCGGTTTTGCTGACAATACCAAGACTCTATCAATTAGCTTTCTTCATATTCAAGCCTTTCGCCTTCATATGAAAATGATGCTAGACAAAGCCTTCCCCCTCGCGCCTATGGGCTGCGTACATTTAAGCAACATCATTGTGCAGCACCGCCCTATAGCGACTGATGAAGTGCTGCGCCTGAGCTGCTGTATTGCAGATAACAAAATCACAGATAAAGGTTATGAATTCACCTTTCACTGTGAAGCATTTTGCGGCGATGAATTAGTATGGGAGGATGACAGCCGTTACTTATCTCGCGCTAAGACCAGTGTAGCGAGCGCCCCCAAAGCTGCGCGCGCAGAGCCTCGCGACTACGCACACTCGCAAATTATGCCAATCTCTCGGCGCGATGCCCGCAATTACGCCCGTGCCTCTGGAGATTTCAACCCAATTCACCTTCATGACATTAGCGCCAAAGTACTCGGTTTTAAACGCATGGTCATTCACGGTATGTGGAGCAAAGCCGCCTGCCTCGCGGCGCTGGCACCGAAAATAGACAGCCCAGCGTATCGCTGCCAAGTGGAATTCAAAACCCCCATCTTTTTGCCCGTTAATGTGCGCCTAGATTACGAACCCCAAGGCAAGCAGCTCGATTTTGAATTACGAGACAAAAAAGGCGTAAAACCCCATTTAATAGGTAGTATTCAGCCACTTTAAGACAGGCCTAGTCAGGGCAGCCTTCGAGAGTAAAACCACCAACCATGGCGCGAAGTGTTTGCGCCAACTCACCTTGGCTAATCGATTAGCGCAAATATATGGTATTAAGATGCGGCCAAGAATGCACTATAAGCAGGGATAGATTAAAAGAAGTGACATTTATCGCCCTCCGAACGGACGGCGATAAAATAGCGGACGCTAAAGGTAGCTTTCCAGTTCGCGCAACCAATCTTGCACTTTCTTCATATTTTCAGAACCAAGACGCCACATCCACTTGCTAAGCGGGTCTGCATTTTCTAAAACCGGATCTACATACTCATAAAACACTTTGGGACGCTTAAGTGCGGCGTCATCAGGAATCGCCTCTACCATTAACAAGTGCTCTATCATCGTACGCAACTGGTTATCGAAGGACTGCGGGTTACCCAGCTCGTTGTATGTACCCTCTAGAAACGGCGACCATTTTTTGTAATAAATCGCTAAGCTCTTTGGATCAACTGCCGTTACTGTCGCAACTAGGCCGTTCCAGCGCTGATAATTACCCGGATCGTTCTTAAAGCCTTTCTCGGTCTCAACAGCCAAAAACGGCTCTTTATTGTAGACAATGGGCAAATGCTTGGTTGGAAAACGGTATCCGGCCAACTGATCTACAATCGACACCCATTTACGTACCTGCTCAGTAGGTTGTAATAAGCCAGCCAAAGGTTCAGACAGCGTTGCCGCCGCATCGCGAATTTGCTCATCACTGCCATTAATCGCCGCAGGGGGAGCTGGCGCCTCAGCAGACTTCTCGCTGTAATCTTCTTCCGACTCGACAGCAAGGGTTTCTTTTACCGTTTTCTTCGGCGTCGTTGTGTCCTCCACCATCTCTACAACGGTGTCTTTAAACTCACCACCTGTAGATTGATCCAGAACATACCATACAAAACCCGCGACCCCGATTATCACCACCACTGCAGACAAGGCTTTCCAATTCATTACATCATCCTATTTAATTCATGACCCAAGCGCGTTGCTTTACCGACATGCCTAGTAATACCCAGCCAAC contains:
- a CDS encoding AraC family transcriptional regulator, encoding MTASNTKHFSDLSDSSFLIQLVYPAMQNMGLDVERIVEECRISPSLLQDRSARFPHTAQLQFWRVLEAVSGDQHIGLHLAEAVQVYRGQVLEYLFLSSPNFGEGLKRAQNYQRLVTDAMQFELQVSEQLSRVCLEFAGGDDPGFRHRNECFARFLIRYFQAVTEGAFVVETVNLSHSAVGDVAEYERVFGCNVKFDSAESSLVFATSILATPSTHAEPDLLKLHEKLASKQLARLSRQDVVGDVRQIIAEMLELGQPSLETVAARLEMNERVLRSRLTEAGTSFNQVLADYRCVLAKRLLARTDESIADVVYLTGFSEPSTFYRAFKRWTELTPIEYRQLKKAAKPTSGD
- a CDS encoding MaoC/PaaZ C-terminal domain-containing protein, with product MTASNELRLKKLPSTPPMLLQAAITRKKPSKSPRFPQHTIEVANIRNRTSQLRRYNQACGFADNTKTLSISFLHIQAFRLHMKMMLDKAFPLAPMGCVHLSNIIVQHRPIATDEVLRLSCCIADNKITDKGYEFTFHCEAFCGDELVWEDDSRYLSRAKTSVASAPKAARAEPRDYAHSQIMPISRRDARNYARASGDFNPIHLHDISAKVLGFKRMVIHGMWSKAACLAALAPKIDSPAYRCQVEFKTPIFLPVNVRLDYEPQGKQLDFELRDKKGVKPHLIGSIQPL
- a CDS encoding DUF3014 domain-containing protein — encoded protein: MNWKALSAVVVIIGVAGFVWYVLDQSTGGEFKDTVVEMVEDTTTPKKTVKETLAVESEEDYSEKSAEAPAPPAAINGSDEQIRDAAATLSEPLAGLLQPTEQVRKWVSIVDQLAGYRFPTKHLPIVYNKEPFLAVETEKGFKNDPGNYQRWNGLVATVTAVDPKSLAIYYKKWSPFLEGTYNELGNPQSFDNQLRTMIEHLLMVEAIPDDAALKRPKVFYEYVDPVLENADPLSKWMWRLGSENMKKVQDWLRELESYL